Sequence from the Ascaphus truei isolate aAscTru1 chromosome 3, aAscTru1.hap1, whole genome shotgun sequence genome:
cTGTAAAATGGTAAATATCTAAACTAAAGAGATGCCCTGCAGTGTTAGAAGAGAAAGCACTGGTTGGAGCTCAATGCTTCATAAAATCCTTACTGATCAGTCCATATCCTGGACCAAGCTCGTTAGGAGGGTTTGAGCGCTCTTAAACAccccaatcccccctccccaagaGCTTTTATTAAATGAATGTAACTTGCCCACTGCACCATCCTCCTTGTGATTACAGGACACTTACAAATCGGGTTGGGGGATGGGGAAATCATTTGGTCAAGCCACTGTTCTCGGTACAAGAAGGCTGTGCTATTCTGCAATACGTTGATCTATTAACGAATCTctttttactgtatgtactgcatcCGTTCATAGTTTTAGGTTTCTATATTTTTCATAGTACAAGATGTGGTTTTCCTCATGCCATCTGAAAATGAAACATTTCTTGCAGGCATTCCGGAGAAGtaagacaccacacacacacaattgtggTTGGGtgttaaattgaaaaaaaaaatcgcacTGTTTACTACTATCATAAACCTTAATCCAACATTTCAACCCACAATAAATTAATGCAAAATGTTCAATGCAATCCATATAATTTCCAATCCTACCAAAACGCATTTGAGTGATTATAAAACCAAGTCTCCCGAAAGATGGAAATAATTTAAACCAAGTTAAAAGGCACCATGAAATCCCGATGAGAGAAGAAATAGCTTTTTGCAGTTTCaacacattttattatatttctgTATGCATTACTCTCAAAACATGTcacaaaaaaaatgatgaaaccacttgaaataaaaaaaaaaaatctgaaacaaTTTATGCTCACAATTGTACATATTTATAGTTCAGAAACATTCTTTATAAATAGTGTTTCCTCTGTAGCAAGTTAATACCATAATTTAATTACAAACGGATAAATATGGTAACACATATTTACAGAAGAAAGGCTGGTATTATGGAAAAAGCCAACAACAACGTTTAtctgccccacccccctccccccagtcttcCAAACAGTAACTAACAAATTGAACTTGCAAAAGCACCAAAACATCACATGAAAACCCAGTTAACATAAAAAAGTACATTCACAAGCCTTTTGTATAAATGACTGCCTGATGTATGTTGAAGAAACAGAGTAGAGACTTTGGCactgtttgttttattatttcccAGTCCAGTTGCATTAAAATTACAATCAAGTttcctttataaaataaaaaaaaaagaaaataaaaaaaagaaggggggaaaaaaaaagagagaaacacaATACTCAACAGCACAATACAAGAAAAAGGAAACACTTTTCTTCCACCTtactcttttttttaaaacaggtgaATCAAGAGATAATGTCCATCACTTAACATAAACTTCTATACACCAACATAAGAATCCATTAAAATGTTATTTTCACCTTTATAAGGAGTCCTCTATGTACATATTTGAAGGAAAATATTAGTGTGGATAGGGTAAAAACATCTTCTCttctttgggggaggggggaataaatAGATTCTAGTGGGTATTTTCTCTTCATGCTTCTTTTATAtcaatttgcagtgtgtgtatgtttttttttgtattttaatccTTGCTGGTAAGATGTGCTTCTCTCCTTGGCATTGTCAGAAACACAATGGTTATAGCTGGTGAGTGTGGAGTCCTTTAATGTCTCTGATGGCCTCCTAAGTGTCCCAGAGAGGAGCCAGCCTGGGCCCCCTAGACGTACCATTCATTGAAGTTTGAGGATAGGGCTCCCCCAGTCCCATTTGACACGCTGTGCACAGCCGACACAGTGATGGCCGCTGGGGACAAGTTGGTGCTCTGTGTTTCAGTGCTTGGGGACACCAGGCCTGGAGGGGTGGAGGACTCATAGCCAGAGCTGGCAGCAGGGGACGACTCTGAGCCTTGAGGTGAAGACTCGTGAACctaggtgggaagggagggaagaaggTAGAAAAATCAGTTTAGGGTCTCCCACCAGGAAACTCGCAAGACTGGCAAAATGGAGGCAGAATAAATGGTATGTAAAATCAGAAAAACTGCAACACATTCACGTTTCTGAAACCGGCTCAGTGTGAGCCTGCTAAAATATTACGATCTAAAGGATGTGAAATGCAAATTCTCATTATATAATTCCCCACTGCAATGTATCACACATTGTCATGtggaacaacaacaacaacagcgaATTAACCAAAATATCCTAGGCTTGGAGAAATTATTTGCATGTCGTTATTTTACCATCACTTGTGTTATTATTCCTCCTTGAAATATGGATATTtgttttgccatttttttttttcagtcagCCGATCAGACTGAATTTAACAGTTAAACGTGTTACAAGAAGGAACATATATCTTTGTAGTTTCTATTTAAATATTCCCTGTGTAATTTACAGAACAGAATATAAAATCAAACCCACCTAGGATACTGTATTGTCACTTGAACAAATGCGGGTTAAACATAGTGAGAACACCGTTCCCATGAACCCTCTCTCCCAGCGTTGCCTTGCTATTTATTGGGCTTGGTTGCTGCACCCAGAAAATGATGCCATTGCAATGCAGCCCTCTCACTGCCCTGTGAGGGGCAATCAGGGCGGGCATGGGGCATTATTACCTTCATGTGTTTCCGCAAGGAGCTGGGGTGCGTGTAGGACTTGTCGCACATCTTGCACAGATAGGGCTTATCGGACGTGTGGACATGCATGTGCTTCTTCCTGTCGCTGCTGTTGGCAAAGCGTCGGTCGCAGCCTTCAAACTCACACTGGAAAGGCTTCTCTCCTGTTCAAGAAACAAAATATGCCAAAATATATTCAGATCCCCTCATCACATGCGTGTGCCCATCAATAGGGGAACGGCTGGGACCCCATCAAGCAAACCACCCTTAAGCCACACAAGCATTTGCAGGGGAAACAAAACAAACATCTGATACCGTGTCTGCTGCAGCATGGATTCAAACATCAACTCGTTGCCCCAAAGCCAGCACAGGCAGGGTAACGATTTATGGGACGGGCCAGCGCTCTAAGATATTATCCTTTTATATTGCAATTAGTTTCCCCAATAGTCAGGTAaacgaaaaagaagttaaaaattaAAATACCACCCTTCCCCTCCAGCTTGGAATGAGCTGCTAATTGTTCTTCATTAACAAGCGATTTAAGAGGGATTGTTCTGCTGATGCGCCCAGGTGGGGTAAACAAGCCGCTTGGAAAGGGGGCAATGGCATTTGTTACAATGCATTCATCTGATTTTCAcagcctccccttccccctgGTGCCAGATATCCAAATGTTATGCTGTTTGGAGCAATTTAGAGGTGTGATCTCTCAAACATCCTCCATTTGGAGGGAATCCATTTAGCATTAAATTCCATTAGCACctaaattgtttttcaaagacAGCTGCTCAGATACAATGGTTTTACTGCGGGCTTTTCCCGTGCAAAGAAATGCCCCTCATTGTAAACCTGTTTAAAATCTCGGTCTTGCACCTACGATCGCTCCCCAACACAGGACACAACAATGGGCCTCGCATCTCCCCCTTCTTAAAGTCAATATTTGGAGTCTAGGTggcgaaaaataaataaataatgtggaTGTGTGGTCTGAATTTTTGCAGGTTTTGATCCATTTTGTTGGGAGGATAACACCATAAAGCAGATCCATAAACCGGATTTTCTACATGAGGTTACGTCTTGCGAAAAAGGACACACACCTCCCTTTATACATGTTAATCTCAGCTGGCTAATTTGTACACTACTTACACCAAACCATTTACTAGTCACTTCTCTACAGAAGTGTGATTTAAAAAAGTAGTTTGGGATTAGCCGTCAGGGGTAGTGGTAAATCAGCCTGTGTGATGCCCATCTCACGCGACCCGCCTGTCCCTGCCCTGACCTCACTCATTCACACCAGCAGCTCAATCCCCCGCACGGTCACACACCAAATATGAAGagcaaaaaaatatacaaatcttGATCTTACACCATCCCCCTTCCCAGCTCAGTTAGACCCATGGCCATGCAAAATAATCAACAAAGCTAGCACAACAACACAAGAGCTCAGCCCGTGCCGCAAAAAAAGTCAAGCGAAGAACAAACAAGTCACTAAACCTGGTCACTAAACCTGGTCACTAAACCTGGCAGCAACAGCAGAATTGGCAACTCCGTGATAAACAAAACGTATGTACAACACAGCGTGGCTAACGCACATTTACACGGGGTCCACGGACTCAGACCTATCCCAGACTCCCACCAAAGCagatcacacacagccacaggcaGGACATTCAATGCACAGCGATACCATTGAACCCCACCCCTGAAACTCTTCTTTCTGAGCTCAGTGACCCACCAGCCCcagacagagcaggggggggggggggggggggagtgagagtcgGACACCTACCTGTGTGAGTCCTTTTGTGGATCTTCAGGTTTTCCGAGCGGGCAAAGACCTTGCCACACCCCGGGAAGGGGCACGGGAAGGGCTTCTCCCCCGTGTGCACCCTGATGTGGTTAACCAGTTTGTATTTGGCTTTGAAAGGCTTCCCCTCCCTGGCGCACTCCTCCCAGAAACAGATGTGGTTGCTCTGCTCCGGGCCCCCGACGTGCTCCACCGACACGTGGGTGACCAGCTCGTGCATGGTGCTGAAAGTCTTGTTGCAGCTCTTCTTGGGGTTGCACAGCTGCTCGGGGTCCACCCACTTGCAGATGAGCTCCTGCTTGATGCACTGCTGCCTCATGTACCGGAAGAAGGCCCccgggtggtggtggtggtgatggtgggcGGCCATGTTCATGCCCATGTTGATGGGTCCGTACTGGCTGTGCAGCTGCGCGGCGCTGTACGGGTCCCCCCGGGGGCTGGACACCTGGCGGTACTGCTCCGTCCTGCCGAACACCTCCCCGGGCAGCCCCAGCCTCACGTGGCCGCCCAGCGCGTGCTGCGAGCCCTGCGCGTGCTGCCCGCCCAGCGCGTGCTGCTCCGCGTGCATCCCCGGGAAGAGCAGGTGGCCCTGCGCGTGCTCCGCCGCGTGCTGGTGGTGGTGAGGGTGCGCGTGGTGGTGCAGGCCGCCGGCCGGGGGCCCGAACAgtccgtgctgccccgctcctcccgCAGCCGCCGCCGCGGCCCCCTCTGCGAAGCCGCGGCCGCGGAACAGGAAGTCCCGGGGGCTGTTTACAGCGCCCGTGTAGGCGGCGTGTGGCGCCAGGGCGGAGGCGGGGTAACCGGCCTGCGAGGTGAAAGCCGAGCTCTGCCCCGGGGAGGACAGGTCGTGGGCTCCGCtgccccccgctcctcccccggGGCTCAGCTTGAACGCCCCCATGTGAGCCGGCTCCACGAAGCTGTTCTGCGCCAGGCTCAGCTCCCGCTCCTGCATCTCCGCGGCGGCGGCGGCTGCTGCGGCGGCGgcgtgatggtggtggtggtggtgccggGCGAAGGTGCCCACACCCAGGGCTGGGAACTGGGGACCGGCGTCCAGCAACATCTCCGATGTGCCCCCGGACCCGAGCAATTCCGGGGATTGCccgaatatataaaaatgtatatagatgTGATTATACTTCTAGCAGCCTTCCAGATCAGGGTTGATGAtggagataaaaaatatataggttcTCAAATCTGTTTATAGGGATATGCCCAAAAAAagtcatttgaaaaaaaaatttgtaaaaaaggtaataaaaacaaataaagaaaagtGGTGATCAGGAGAGATTGAACTCTCCCTGTATGTCCTGGTGCACTCAAGGTAGATATTGCACCATAAAAACCATGTTAAAACAGGAGCCCTCGCAGCCTCTGCATGTTAAAAGGAGTCCTGTCCTGTGCTCAGAGGTATGTCCTCATGATACTGGTCCCAGTCTCCTCCCTCCTCCGCCTCCTTGTCCCCGGTCTCAGCTCCTCTCAGCCGGGGAACTTCGCTCAGATTTCCCCCCCAGATGAAGGATCGGGCGGCagatgctcctctctctcctcctcttcttctttctttaagtTGCTGCTCAGGGtggtgggaggaggaggaaggggggggggaagagagaggggagggtttgCAGGAAgcttgggaagggggaggtggtggaaaccacacacacaaacacacacacaaaaccacaaCAAACAAGTATAACAGAAGAGTGGTATCACAGAGCACTGAACAGCACtgcgtaaaaaataaaaaataaaaacccagATTTTTGCTGCAGCAAAAAAAACCCCTGATACTCTGAATAGAGCCCAGGTTTGTGTGTTTGTCCTTCAGGTTGTTTCCTTCTCTCTTGGTGcttctgagtgtgtgtatgtcctCCTCTGTTTATTTCGGTAGAATGGGCTTTTGTGGTGGTGCTGATGTTATGTTTTCGTGATGCTTTCGATCTCTCCCCccgtcctttctcccccctctctatcactATTATTACAGCCCCGCCTCTGCCTGCTGTCCCACTCTGTGACTGggcccgccgccgccgccgcagcagcagctctcctctcccccgccccgccccctttCCCCGCTGCCCGCTCCTGCGCTGGGCGCTCGCtgattggctggagggattggaGCATTCCATGTAACCCTTCCCAGCCCGGCTCCCAGTGAGGGCAGCAGCCCCTCCCTGGCAGGCGCTCCCTCTCCTGTGGCTCTGCTCCTGGTGCATACAGTGGCTGCCCGGCGACTGAATGCAGGAGAAGAGCAGGATCCATGTTACATTTGGACGCGATGTTTGAGCAGTgtatgttggggggagggggggagacacacattGGAATGGGACATTGAATCCCTTATTATTTACATTGATGTATATATTTAATTGAATGCCGGTTTTTTTTAGATGAACCACATATAGTGTGGCACGGTACCACTGAGTATCATTGTTCTATGACTACTGTTGCTAGATGGTATTGTATCTTTGAAATTGCCATTGGTTAAACGTTGGTATCATGAGGATTTGCAAACCAGTGACAAGAGCCATGACCATGTAGCAGAATGGTGCAGTCCTGTGGTGCAAGAAGGACAATGGGGTGCCCCCCAAACTCGCAGATTTGGGCATTTAAAAATGACAGCACAGCCACGATGCCAAAAAACAATCTCTTCGCTACAAAATGTAAATCTAAACGTGCTGATGTGGTTGGATGCCTTTTTAAACCTATTTAGAAAGGTGatggagagggggcagaggggatggcttcaccccccccccccactcccccttaaAAATGATCCTTGTTATTAAGTATAAACACATTTCAGTATATTATTTTCTTCCAATAAGATCCCtcatcacaataaaaaaaaatgttgagtgaccctaacatacagtatctcCTATTTATCTTTATGATATGGGAAGTACACTCACGCGTTTTCTATAGATGCATACTGATATTGATATGGCTAATTTAACAGAAAATGGACAGTAATAAAACCATATCTACTACAGAGCGAAGCATAAACTTCTTTACCAGCCAAGTACCTAAGAATGGGCAGTCTCGTTAGCAGAACCTAATACCAATTGCTGTGTGATGTATTGCAGGCCCTTCTAGCAAAGAAGGGGTTAAAGAAGTGGATGGGTCTTTGACGAACTGTGATCCAAATTAAAATTACTTACAATATTCTAAATAACAGGTTTGTACGGTTaggtaaaatacacacacacacacacacacatatatatataatgtgtgtgtgtacatatgtatatatatgtatatatacgtatatgtgtgtgtgtgtgtgtgtgtttgtgtatatatacatataaatatatatatgtgtgtgtgtaaatatacaattagtatatagtatatatgtacatgtatatatgttttatatatttagacaaacacatt
This genomic interval carries:
- the ZIC2 gene encoding zinc finger protein ZIC 2; this encodes MLLDAGPQFPALGVGTFARHHHHHHHAAAAAAAAAAEMQERELSLAQNSFVEPAHMGAFKLSPGGGAGGSGAHDLSSPGQSSAFTSQAGYPASALAPHAAYTGAVNSPRDFLFRGRGFAEGAAAAAAGGAGQHGLFGPPAGGLHHHAHPHHHQHAAEHAQGHLLFPGMHAEQHALGGQHAQGSQHALGGHVRLGLPGEVFGRTEQYRQVSSPRGDPYSAAQLHSQYGPINMGMNMAAHHHHHHHPGAFFRYMRQQCIKQELICKWVDPEQLCNPKKSCNKTFSTMHELVTHVSVEHVGGPEQSNHICFWEECAREGKPFKAKYKLVNHIRVHTGEKPFPCPFPGCGKVFARSENLKIHKRTHTGEKPFQCEFEGCDRRFANSSDRKKHMHVHTSDKPYLCKMCDKSYTHPSSLRKHMKVHESSPQGSESSPAASSGYESSTPPGLVSPSTETQSTNLSPAAITVSAVHSVSNGTGGALSSNFNEWYV